In the genome of Nocardiopsis composta, one region contains:
- a CDS encoding response regulator, whose amino-acid sequence MTDRPLRLLLVDDHPVVRRGLRAMFDERAEMEVVAEAADGREALAVLAGTAVDVVLMDLRMGGGMDGADATRAIGELPDAPPVLVLTTYDSDADILAAVEAGAAGYMLKDAPPDRLCEAVSAAARGETALSPGVAARLVGRLRTPRTALSPRETEILHLLARGLSNRALSRELFVSEATVKTHLGHIYDKLGVDNRTAAISVAMERGILRPR is encoded by the coding sequence GTGACCGACCGACCGCTGCGCCTGCTGCTCGTCGACGACCACCCGGTCGTCCGGCGCGGGCTGCGCGCCATGTTCGACGAGCGCGCGGAGATGGAGGTGGTCGCCGAGGCCGCCGACGGCCGGGAGGCGCTGGCGGTGCTCGCCGGCACCGCGGTCGACGTGGTCCTGATGGACCTGCGGATGGGCGGCGGGATGGACGGCGCCGACGCCACCCGCGCCATCGGCGAACTCCCGGACGCCCCGCCGGTGCTGGTGCTGACCACCTACGACAGCGACGCCGACATCCTCGCCGCGGTGGAGGCCGGCGCCGCCGGCTACATGCTCAAGGACGCCCCGCCGGACCGGCTGTGCGAGGCGGTGTCCGCGGCGGCGCGCGGCGAGACCGCGCTCTCCCCCGGGGTGGCCGCCCGGCTGGTGGGCCGGCTGCGCACGCCGCGCACCGCGCTCAGCCCGCGGGAGACCGAGATCCTGCACCTGCTGGCCCGCGGCCTGTCCAACAGGGCGCTGTCCCGGGAGCTGTTCGTCAGCGAGGCGACCGTCAAGACGCACCTGGGGCACATCTACGACAAGCTCGGGGTGGACAACCGGACCGCGGCGATCTCGGTCGCGATGGAGCGCGGTATCCTGCGCCCGCGCTGA
- a CDS encoding sensor histidine kinase, which yields MHSAHRAPFAPLSAGTATVLAVLRGCLHAAFFLLLAVAAARLFTGGAGPADWAALAGAAVLGAVYACGPPLLRRLPGRRTALCWLALVTAVWAGLLLLSPDFSWLAFPLFFLHLHLLRRFHAVVAVAVITAAVIASQALHARELGTGMLLGPLLGAAFAVVIALGYATLYTESEQRRRLIEDLERARGELAESQHRAGALAERERLSREIHDTLAQGLSSIVLLLRSAEGAVRTDPGAAAARIADARDTAAENLAEARRFVRALAPPALSSGSLADALGRLCSRTSAESGIDCRFRLEGDPAPLPAGFEVALLRAGQVGLANVAAHSRARTAVVTLAYLDGEVALDVYDDGRGFDPAGVEHGRADGTGYGTRGLGDRVAELGGRLQLESAPGEGTALAVTLPLGPEPAGAEEEPPMNPSEPASSRRGDRP from the coding sequence ATGCACTCCGCTCACCGGGCGCCCTTCGCCCCGCTCTCCGCGGGGACCGCGACCGTGCTCGCCGTCCTGCGCGGCTGCCTGCACGCCGCGTTCTTCCTGCTGCTCGCGGTGGCCGCGGCCCGGCTGTTCACCGGCGGCGCCGGCCCGGCGGACTGGGCGGCCCTGGCCGGCGCCGCCGTGCTCGGCGCGGTCTACGCCTGCGGCCCGCCGCTGCTGCGGCGGCTGCCCGGCCGGCGCACCGCGCTGTGCTGGCTCGCCCTGGTCACCGCGGTGTGGGCGGGGCTGCTGCTGCTCAGCCCGGACTTCTCCTGGCTCGCCTTCCCGCTGTTCTTCCTCCACCTGCACCTGCTGCGCCGGTTCCACGCGGTGGTCGCGGTCGCCGTGATCACCGCGGCGGTCATCGCCTCCCAGGCGCTGCACGCCCGCGAGCTGGGCACCGGCATGCTGCTCGGTCCGCTGCTGGGCGCCGCCTTCGCGGTGGTGATCGCGCTGGGGTACGCCACCCTGTACACCGAGAGCGAGCAGCGCCGCCGGCTGATCGAGGACCTGGAGCGCGCCCGAGGCGAGCTCGCCGAGTCCCAGCACCGGGCCGGCGCCCTCGCCGAGCGGGAGCGGCTCTCCCGGGAGATCCACGACACCCTGGCCCAGGGCCTGTCCAGCATCGTGCTGCTGCTGCGCTCCGCGGAGGGGGCGGTGCGGACCGACCCCGGCGCCGCGGCCGCGCGGATCGCCGACGCCCGGGACACCGCCGCGGAGAACCTCGCCGAGGCCCGCCGGTTCGTCCGCGCCCTGGCGCCGCCCGCGCTCTCCTCAGGCTCGCTCGCCGACGCCCTGGGCCGGCTGTGCTCGCGCACCTCCGCCGAGAGCGGCATCGACTGCCGGTTCCGCCTGGAGGGCGACCCGGCCCCGCTGCCGGCCGGCTTCGAGGTGGCGCTGCTCCGCGCCGGGCAGGTCGGCCTGGCCAACGTCGCGGCGCACTCCCGGGCGCGCACCGCCGTGGTCACCCTGGCCTACCTGGACGGCGAGGTCGCCCTCGACGTCTACGACGACGGGCGCGGCTTCGACCCGGCCGGGGTGGAGCACGGCCGCGCCGACGGCACCGGCTACGGCACCCGCGGACTGGGCGACCGCGTCGCCGAGCTCGGCGGCCGCCTGCAGCTGGAATCCGCCCCGGGGGAGGGCACCGCCCTCGCGGTGACCCTGCCGCTGGGCCCCGAGCCCGCCGGCGCCGAGGAGGAACCCCCGATGAACCCGTCTGAACCCGCGTCAAGCCGGCGCGGTGACCGACCGTGA
- a CDS encoding FtsX-like permease family protein yields MFVAVRDIRFAKGRFALMGSVVALITLLVVLLSGLTAGLADESVSAIDRLPATRIAFGAAGDADPEESFADSSVTAEQLRSWSGTDGVAWAEALAVTPARLELADGSAAAATVLAAEPGGRLAPEGTGDGALVVSEPLAEEEGLAAGDTVAVAGRDFTVGRVAGDDSYSHTPVVWTSLASWRDLAPDGAADVPAGTVIAAEAGGDAAAAADEAAGTVSATRSAGLAAIGAYSSENGSLMMIQGFLYAISALVAGAFLTVWTIQRTGDIAILKALGGSTGYLLRDALAQALAVLAAGSLIGGAAGAALGAAAASAVPFSVSAGTTLLPVAAMVALGMLGAVLAVRRITSVDPLTALGGVR; encoded by the coding sequence GTGTTCGTGGCCGTCCGCGACATCCGCTTCGCCAAGGGGCGGTTCGCGCTGATGGGCTCGGTCGTCGCCCTCATCACCCTGCTGGTGGTCCTGCTCTCCGGGCTCACCGCGGGGCTGGCCGACGAGTCCGTCTCCGCGATCGACCGCCTGCCCGCCACCAGGATCGCCTTCGGGGCGGCCGGCGACGCCGACCCCGAGGAGTCCTTCGCCGACAGCTCGGTCACCGCCGAGCAGCTGCGGTCCTGGTCCGGCACCGACGGCGTGGCCTGGGCCGAGGCGCTGGCCGTCACCCCCGCCCGGCTGGAGCTGGCCGACGGGTCCGCCGCCGCCGCCACGGTGCTCGCCGCCGAGCCCGGCGGGCGCCTCGCCCCGGAGGGCACCGGCGACGGCGCCCTCGTCGTCTCCGAGCCGCTCGCCGAGGAGGAGGGCCTGGCGGCCGGCGACACCGTGGCCGTCGCCGGCCGCGACTTCACCGTGGGCCGGGTCGCCGGCGACGACTCCTACAGCCACACCCCGGTGGTGTGGACCTCCCTGGCCTCCTGGCGCGACCTGGCGCCGGACGGCGCCGCGGACGTCCCGGCGGGCACGGTGATCGCCGCCGAGGCCGGCGGCGACGCCGCGGCGGCGGCCGACGAGGCGGCCGGCACCGTCTCCGCGACCCGCTCGGCCGGCCTGGCGGCGATCGGCGCCTACTCCTCGGAGAACGGCTCGCTGATGATGATCCAGGGCTTCCTGTACGCCATCTCGGCCCTGGTGGCCGGGGCGTTCCTGACCGTGTGGACCATCCAGCGCACCGGCGACATCGCCATCCTCAAGGCGCTCGGCGGCTCCACCGGCTACCTGCTGCGCGACGCGCTGGCCCAGGCCCTGGCGGTGCTGGCGGCCGGCTCCCTGATCGGCGGGGCGGCCGGCGCGGCGCTGGGCGCCGCGGCCGCCTCCGCGGTCCCGTTCTCGGTGAGCGCCGGCACCACCCTGCTCCCGGTGGCCGCCATGGTGGCCCTGGGCATGCTCGGGGCGGTCCTGGCGGTCCGCCGCATCACCTCCGTCGACCCGCTGACCGCCCTTGGAGGCGTCCGATGA
- a CDS encoding ABC transporter ATP-binding protein, which produces MSIELTDITLTYPDGDSRVTALDRVSLAAGPGELHAVVGPSGSGKSSLLAVAAALIRPDSGGVRIDGQEASGLSAAELSRLRMHRVGIVFQQPNLVSSLTAVEQLLAVEHMRGRPVRSHRAAAERMLAAVGLAGRGHRRPAQLSGGERQRVNIARALTGSPRVLVVDEPTAALDHERGAGIMDLLAEVTAEFGTATLVVTHDTEYLDRAGAVWEMRDGRLSARAAAAAAPG; this is translated from the coding sequence ATGAGCATCGAACTCACCGACATCACCCTGACCTACCCGGACGGCGACTCCCGGGTGACGGCGCTGGACCGCGTCTCGCTGGCGGCCGGCCCCGGCGAACTGCACGCCGTGGTGGGCCCCTCCGGTTCGGGCAAGTCGAGCCTGCTTGCGGTCGCCGCGGCGCTGATCCGCCCGGACTCCGGCGGCGTCCGCATCGACGGGCAGGAGGCGTCCGGGCTGTCCGCGGCGGAGCTGAGCCGGCTGCGCATGCACCGGGTCGGCATCGTCTTCCAGCAGCCCAACCTGGTCTCCTCGCTCACCGCCGTCGAGCAGCTGCTGGCGGTGGAGCACATGCGCGGCCGGCCGGTGCGCTCGCACCGCGCGGCGGCCGAGCGGATGCTGGCCGCGGTCGGGCTGGCCGGCCGGGGGCACCGCCGCCCGGCGCAGCTCTCCGGCGGCGAGCGGCAGCGGGTCAACATCGCCCGGGCGCTCACCGGTTCGCCGCGGGTGCTGGTGGTGGACGAGCCCACCGCGGCCCTGGACCACGAGCGCGGGGCCGGGATCATGGACCTGCTCGCCGAGGTCACCGCGGAGTTCGGCACCGCCACCCTGGTGGTCACGCACGACACCGAGTACCTGGACCGGGCCGGCGCGGTCTGGGAGATGCGCGACGGCCGGCTGTCCGCCCGCGCCGCCGCGGCCGCGGCGCCCGGGTGA
- the dop gene encoding depupylase/deamidase Dop, translating to MTVRRIMGIETEYGISVPGNPGANAMVTSTQVVNAYLAASAARARKARWDFEEENPLRDARGFDLAREVADPTQLTDEDLGLANVILTNGARLYVDHAHPEYSAPEVTNPRDAVLWDKAGERVMADAAARASAVPGVEPIQLYKNNTDNKGASYGCHENYLMRRSTAFGDIVRHLIPFFTSRQVICGAGRVGIGSDARDAGFQISQRADFFEVEVGLETTLKRPIINTRDEPHADPDKYRRLHVIIGDANMSELSTYLKLGTTSLVLAMIEDGFIGVDLSLETPVADLRAFSHDPSLTHQARLRDGRRMTALQIQREYLELAQKYVQDRYGSEPDADTADILQRWESVLDRLSEDPMRLADELDWVAKLKLLESYRSRDGIDWDHHRLQLVDLQYSDVRRDKGLYNRLVARGRMRRLLDEADVQRSITEPPEDTRAYFRGRCLAKYADSVAAASWDSVIFDLPGYDSLQRVPTLEPRRGTKEHVGALLDASDTAADLVAVLTGGRG from the coding sequence ATGACTGTGCGGCGGATTATGGGCATCGAGACCGAGTACGGCATCTCCGTGCCCGGCAACCCCGGTGCCAACGCGATGGTGACCTCGACCCAGGTGGTCAACGCCTACCTGGCGGCCTCGGCCGCGCGGGCCCGCAAGGCCCGCTGGGACTTCGAGGAGGAGAACCCGCTGCGCGACGCGCGGGGGTTCGACCTGGCGCGGGAGGTCGCCGACCCCACCCAGCTCACCGACGAGGACCTGGGCCTGGCCAACGTCATCCTCACCAACGGGGCGCGGCTGTACGTCGACCACGCCCACCCCGAGTACTCCGCGCCGGAGGTCACCAACCCGCGCGACGCCGTGCTGTGGGACAAGGCCGGCGAGCGGGTGATGGCGGACGCGGCCGCCCGAGCCTCCGCGGTGCCCGGGGTGGAGCCGATCCAGCTCTACAAGAACAACACCGACAACAAGGGCGCCTCCTACGGCTGCCACGAGAACTACCTGATGCGCCGCTCCACCGCGTTCGGCGACATCGTCCGCCACCTGATCCCGTTCTTCACCTCCCGCCAGGTGATCTGCGGGGCGGGCCGGGTCGGCATCGGATCCGACGCGCGCGACGCGGGCTTCCAGATCAGCCAGCGCGCCGACTTCTTCGAGGTCGAGGTGGGGCTGGAGACCACCCTGAAGCGCCCCATCATCAACACCCGGGACGAGCCGCACGCCGACCCGGACAAGTACCGCCGGCTGCACGTCATCATCGGCGACGCCAACATGAGCGAGCTGTCCACCTACCTCAAGCTGGGCACCACCTCGCTGGTGCTGGCGATGATCGAGGACGGCTTCATCGGGGTGGACCTCTCCCTGGAGACCCCCGTCGCCGACCTGCGGGCCTTCTCCCACGACCCGTCCCTCACCCACCAGGCCCGGCTGCGCGACGGCCGCCGGATGACCGCGCTGCAGATCCAGCGCGAGTACCTGGAGCTGGCCCAGAAGTACGTGCAGGACCGCTACGGCAGCGAGCCCGACGCCGACACCGCCGACATCCTGCAGCGCTGGGAGTCGGTGCTGGACCGGCTCTCCGAGGACCCGATGCGGCTCGCCGACGAGCTGGACTGGGTGGCCAAGCTCAAGCTGCTGGAGAGCTACCGCAGCCGGGACGGCATCGACTGGGACCACCACCGGCTCCAGCTGGTCGACCTGCAGTACTCCGACGTCCGCCGGGACAAGGGGCTGTACAACCGGCTGGTGGCCCGGGGGCGGATGCGGCGCCTGCTGGACGAGGCTGATGTGCAGCGCTCCATCACCGAGCCGCCGGAGGACACCCGCGCCTACTTCCGCGGCCGCTGCCTGGCCAAGTACGCCGACTCGGTGGCCGCGGCCTCCTGGGACTCGGTCATCTTCGACCTGCCCGGCTACGACTCCCTGCAGCGGGTCCCCACCCTCGAGCCCCGGCGCGGCACCAAGGAGCACGTGGGCGCCCTCCTGGACGCCTCCGACACCGCCGCCGACCTGGTCGCGGTGCTCACCGGCGGCCGCGGCTGA